The following DNA comes from Crocosphaera sp. UHCC 0190.
CTTCTTGAAGAACTCGGTTAATTTGGGAGATCAGATAGGAATGAGAACTGGAATTTATTACATAGCACATTATCAAATTCCCGCCTTTATTTTTAATAATATTTTAATTAATCAATGAGGGATTTGACCTAGTTAATAGTGATAACTTGTTAAACAGGTTTAATCCTTGGGATTGTTTATAATTTCACTATAACAAGTTTAAGAAGTGATAAACTGTGATATTAATGAATATTTCATGTGATCGTGATCAATGGATTATTTTGCTTAAAATTTCCTGTCCCACTTCATCTGTTGATGCTTCACCCGCAATAGTTAAAAGTCGTTTTGTCCCTTGATAATAATCAAGAAGAGGTATTGTATACTGTTTAAAAATATTAATACGATGTTCAATAATTTCAGGTTGATCATCCATCAGAGATCGCCTTAATGATCTTTGTTTCATTACTGGTTCACTCACTTCTAAATAAATGGCATAATTTAATTTTTGTTCTAAAGTTTCTAATAAAAAATCTAATTCTTCTGCTTGAAATGCTGTGCGAGGATATCCCTCTAAAATCCAACCCTTATCTAGAGCATTTTTCTCTAAATGTTCTCTCATGAATTCAATCATTATTTCATTGGGCAATAATTCACCTTTCTCTACATAATCCTGCGCTTTTTTTCCTAATTGTGTTTGCTC
Coding sequences within:
- a CDS encoding nucleoside monophosphate kinase gives rise to the protein MRLVILGGPGSGKGTQAKWLSDYFKIPMISTGNILRNAISEQTQLGKKAQDYVEKGELLPNEIMIEFMREHLEKNALDKGWILEGYPRTAFQAEELDFLLETLEQKLNYAIYLEVSEPVMKQRSLRRSLMDDQPEIIEHRINIFKQYTIPLLDYYQGTKRLLTIAGEASTDEVGQEILSKIIH